A window from Rana temporaria chromosome 8, aRanTem1.1, whole genome shotgun sequence encodes these proteins:
- the LOC120946879 gene encoding trypsin-like isoform X2 codes for MKFLLICVLLGAAAALDDDKIVGGYTCGAYSQPWQVSLNSGYHFCGGSLINSLWVVSAAHCYKASMQVRLGEHNIAVSEGTEQFINSAKVIRNAAYNSRTLDNDIMLVKLASPATLNSYVKSVPLPGGCAAAGTNCVISGWGNTLSSGTNMPNLLQCLNAPILTASQCSNAYPGEITGNMICVGYLEGGKDSCQGDSGGPVVCNGQLQGIVSWGYGCALRNYPGVYTKVCNYNSWIASTQAAN; via the exons ATGAAATTCCTTCTGATCTGTGTGCTCCTCGGGGCAGCTG CTGCCTTGGATGATGACAAGATCGTCGGAGGATATACCTGTGGCGCCTACTCTCAGCCCTGGCAGGTATCTCTGAACTCCGGATATCACTTCTGTGGTGGATCCCTCATCAACTCCCTGTGGGTGGTCTCTGCTGCTCACTGCTACAAGGc GAGCATGCAGGTCAGACTCGGAGAGCACAACATTGCTGTCTCTGAGGGCACCGAGCAGTTCATCAACTCTGCCAAGGTCATCAGAAATGCTGCATACAACTCCAGAACCCTGGATAACGACATCATGTTGGTCAAGCTGGCCTCTCCAGCCACCCTCAACTCCTACGTCAAGAGCGTGCCTCTGCCCGGTGGTTGCGCTGCTGCTGGCACTAACTGTGTGATCTCTGGATGGGGCAATACCCTTAGCAGTGGAA cCAACATGCCTAACCTCCTGCAGTGTTTGAACGCCCCCATCCTGACCGCTAGCCAGTGCAGCAACGCCTACCCCGGAGAGATTACCGGCAACATGATCTGCGTTGGCTACCTGGAGGGAGGCAAGGATTCCTGCCAG GGTGACTCTGGTGGCCCCGTGGTGTGTAATGGACAGCTCCAGGGTATTGTCTCCTGGGGATACGGCTGTGCCCTGAGGAACTACCCCGGTGTCTACACCAAGGTCTGCAACTACAACTCCTGGATCGCCAGCACTCAGGCTGCCAACTGA